Proteins encoded by one window of Enterococcus faecalis:
- the yqeK gene encoding bis(5'-nucleosyl)-tetraphosphatase (symmetrical) YqeK gives MDHQQVLKNEIKQYLVSKNCEKTYYHCMEVGEYAYQLGEKYLTSPEKVSIAGYLHDISAIYPNNQRISVAQKYGIELNEAEMAFPMIIHQKISKSIAKMDFGIEDNEILSAIECHTTLKKNYSDIDLVLFVADKIKWDQEGKPPYLFYIAYGFVYQLHGANDFKCFFSTDLSK, from the coding sequence ATGGATCATCAACAGGTGTTGAAAAATGAAATTAAACAATATTTAGTGAGTAAAAACTGTGAGAAGACGTATTATCATTGTATGGAAGTTGGAGAGTATGCCTATCAACTTGGTGAAAAATATTTAACTAGTCCAGAAAAAGTAAGTATTGCAGGATATTTACACGATATCTCTGCGATTTATCCAAATAATCAGAGAATTAGTGTCGCACAAAAATATGGGATTGAATTAAACGAAGCAGAAATGGCCTTTCCAATGATAATTCATCAAAAAATTTCTAAGTCTATTGCGAAAATGGATTTTGGTATTGAAGACAATGAAATTTTATCAGCTATTGAATGCCATACAACACTGAAGAAAAACTATTCGGACATAGATTTAGTTTTGTTTGTCGCTGATAAAATAAAGTGGGATCAAGAAGGGAAGCCACCATACTTATTTTACATTGCTTATGGTTTCGTTTATCAATTACACGGAGCAAACGATTTTAAGTGTTTTTTTTCAACAGATTTATCAAAATAA